The Candidatus Nitrosopumilus sp. SW genomic sequence CTTCAAGCAAAAAAAACATCATCAGTTACTTGGAGAGGGAGAAGTTATTCTATGAAAGATCATACTCAAAGTTCGATTAGCGTATAGTAATCCTTTTAGATGCAAAATAAGAAATTAAAAATCTCATGGACAAATCAGGGGTATTTGTAGGAGGAGCCATAGGAGCTGCAGTTGTAATAGTAATTTTTGCAGTATTGTTTGTATCACCCCCTGAACCAATGAAACCAGATATTATAGTCAGTAATGGTCACGGTCCAAATACAGTAGGGGAAACTACCCCAACATACACAAAAAAATTATCATTAATTGAGATATTTGAAAAATCAGAACCAGGAGTTGTGAGAGTTAATGTTCAAAGAGGAGAAACTTCAGATTCAGTAGGAGGAGTGGGTTCAGGTTTTGTTTTTGATAAAAACGGACACATAATTACAAATGAACATGTCATTGATGATTCTCAAAAAATTATTGTGACATTTCTTGATGGAAGATCATATAATGCAGAAATTATCGGTGCAGATGAATACACAGATCTTGCAATAATCAAAGTAAATGCAGATTTATCATTATTACGACCATTATCAATTGGTGACTCTTCTAATCTCAAAGTGGGTGAGCAGATTGCAGCAATAGGAAACCCATTTGGATTATCAGGTTCCATGACATCAGGAATAGTTAGCCAGTTAGGAAGATTACTTCCATCAGGTTCAGGATATTCAATTCCAGATGTCATTCAGACCGATGCAGCTATTAACCCAGGGAACTCTGGAGGGCCATTATTGAATATGAGAGGAGAAGTAGTTGGGATCAACACAGCAATTCAATCAGCAACAGGAGAATTTACAGGTGTAGGATTTGCAATACCATCACAAACAGTTGCAAAAATAATTCCAACTCTAATTGAAGATGGAGAATATAAGCATCCATGGATAGGAATTTCAGGAAGAGATATTGATCCTGATTTGGCCAAAGTATTAGAACTTACAGATGCAGTAGGATTTTTGGTAGTCACAGTAGTAGAAGATAGTCCAGCATCAAAAGCAGGATTAATTGGTTCAGATAAAACAATCGAGGTGGAGGGGGTAAACTATCCAATGGGAGGAGACATTATTTTGTCAGTAGACGGAATTGAAGTAAGAAAAATTGATGACATCTTGATTCATCTTCAAAGAGCAAAATCAGTTGGAGATGAGATGATTTTAGAGGTTTTAAGAGATGGTAGAACTACAAACATCTCAATTATTCTTCAAGAAAGACCTAATGGAAATTAATTTAAAAAAAGGATAAATCACACAAGCATAAATACTGCCCATCTTGAATTCATCTGTTG encodes the following:
- a CDS encoding S1C family serine protease; amino-acid sequence: MDKSGVFVGGAIGAAVVIVIFAVLFVSPPEPMKPDIIVSNGHGPNTVGETTPTYTKKLSLIEIFEKSEPGVVRVNVQRGETSDSVGGVGSGFVFDKNGHIITNEHVIDDSQKIIVTFLDGRSYNAEIIGADEYTDLAIIKVNADLSLLRPLSIGDSSNLKVGEQIAAIGNPFGLSGSMTSGIVSQLGRLLPSGSGYSIPDVIQTDAAINPGNSGGPLLNMRGEVVGINTAIQSATGEFTGVGFAIPSQTVAKIIPTLIEDGEYKHPWIGISGRDIDPDLAKVLELTDAVGFLVVTVVEDSPASKAGLIGSDKTIEVEGVNYPMGGDIILSVDGIEVRKIDDILIHLQRAKSVGDEMILEVLRDGRTTNISIILQERPNGN